GTACAGGCTGTACTGATCATGGTCCGGCTCCGCCACGAACACCGCATGCGCCTGGAGGGCCGTGTTCCCATCGCGCTCTTCGCGATAGTCCTGCACCAGGACCCGTCCGTTGAGCTGCAGACGCGCCGTCGCGTAACCCGTTGCCGGGCCGCCCGGCCCCCAGCGCGTAGTGGCCAGGGTTTCCTCGCCCACCCATTCGCCCGCAAAGCGGGCCAGCATGCCCGGGGACATGGCTCAGGCGCCCTCGCCGACGATGCGCACCAGCAGGCCCTTGGCTATCGCGCCATGGAACTTGCCCATGCCACGCACCATGTGCAGCGTGGCAAACAGCAGGAGCACGCCGGCAATGCAGGTCAGCACGGCCAGTGGCCAATAGTTGTTGTCGCACAGCCACTCCGGGTAGCCGCACTGCAGGTAGATCACGTCCGCCACGCTCAGCGCCTTCAGGATCGGCGTGGCGACAAGGGCCAGCGCAATGCTCAGGAAGGTGATCGTCACGGTGAAGTAGAAGATGCCCAGCGGCAACATCAGCACCATGTAGAACAGCGTGGTCCAGGTGCGTGCATCGGTGAAGATCGCACCCATGCGCTGCCAGAAGGACTGGCCAGCATTGGACGGATATGGCGGGCGACGCGGCATGCGCACACCCAGCATCGTCTCCACGATGCGCCCTTCCAGCAGCGACAGTGCGCGCACCGTGCCCAGGAACAGGATGGTGAACGGAATGCCGATGATCAGCACCGACAGGCCGGCCGACAGCGATACGCCGGTTACCGCCCAGGTGAAATAGAAGATGCCCGTTGCCAGCGACAGCAGCATGTAAAACAGCGCGCCCCAGGTATGGGAATCGGCGGCCACGCCGAAGAAACGGCCCAGTGCGGAGCGTTGCTTGGGCACCGGCGGCGGACGCAGCGCCCGCTGTATCTTGATTTCCTGGTCGCGGTAGATGTCCGCCACCTCTTCCGGTGCACCGTAGGTGCCCACCACATGCGCCAGCATATCCGCCTCGCTGCGCTGGGGATTGTCGGCCAGCTCGGCGCGAAGATGTTCTTCCGCGTCATACAGCGCGTCCTGGATCAACGCCGGGTCCGCTCCCTTGAGGGCAGCCCGCAGCTGGTTCAGGTATTCAGCAATCGTGCGTGGTGCGTTCATTACACCCCTCCTTGCAGAACGGCATCGACGGAATCGCGCGTGGCGTTCCAGGCTTCCACCCAGTCACGCAGCACTTCGCGCCCCGGCTTCGTGATGCGGTAATAGCGCCGCGGCGGACCGCTGATGGAAGGCTCCACCTCGCTGTCCAGCAGCCCCGCCCCCTCCAGATTGCGCAGTACGGGATACAGCGCGCTCTGCTTGCCCGCAAGCACGCCCTCGCCCACTTCTTCCAGGCGCTTGGCAATCTGGTAGCCGTACATCGGCTGACGCGACTGCCCCAGCACCGCCAGCAGCACCAATGACACCGTGCCCGCCGACAGTTCCTTCTGGAATTTCTTCAGATGGCTGCTGTTGTCTTCCATGCCCCACCCGCACTGCGACATACCTTGGAGTGAACCATAGTGTGAAGTTAACAGTAGCCGGATGGGCCTGAAGTCATACCCCTGCCATAAGGCATGCCCGGAGCCCCTGTCCCACGCGGGTGTTTCCATCGCACGGACCCCGGCCTTCCGCGCCGCCATGCGCTGCAGCGCGACCAAAGGCGACATTGCAGACACACTTCGCCCCACTAGAATTCCCTGATGCGCAGCCATCTGGCCCAACATGCCTGAGCGGGAAAGCCATGGTCCGGGTAGCGGCATGGGCAACGCCCGACGCATGCTGGCCGACCTGAAGACACTGTTACGCGGGTTATGGCGCGACCTTGCCACGCTGCTGAAACCCGGGCCGCGCCTGGTGGACCAGGCCGAAGCCGTGGCCTCCGTGTTGCTCGCGATCGCGCTGGCGCAACTGGCCGGTACGCGGAATGTCGGCTGGGCCGCCTTCAGCGGCTTCATGGTCATACGCTCGCACCTGGCGGCCAGCACCCAGCGCGCGGCGTTGCGCGTGCTCGGCACCGTGGCAGGTGCGCTGGCCGGCTATCTGGTGGCGGTACGCATCGTCGGGCACCCGTGGTGGGCCTGCCTCGCGCTGGCCGTGGTGGTCACCGGCACCATGTACATGGTGCTGGTCGGACGACGCACCTACGCCTGGCTGTTCACCGGCCTCACCTTTCTCATGGTGGTGGTCGAAGGCGTGGTCCCGCAGGCGGCCTCGCCCGCATCATTTGCACTGGCGCGCGTGGAGGAAATACTGATCGGCACCGGCGCGAGCCTGCTGGTGAGCTACCTCTCCTCGAAAACCCTGCGACGCTGGGTGCCAGGCCAGCCACCCAAGGCTGCCGTGTCGAACTTCGGCTGGTATCCGGATGCGGCGTGGCACGCCGTACAGGCGGGTCTCGCGGCAGCGGTCATTCCGCTCTTTGCGCGATGGATCGCCGTTCCCACGCTGATCCAGGCCGGCATCACCGTGATGGCCGTGATGGCCATTCCGCTGGCCAGCCTCACCCCTGCCAGCAAGGTGGTTTCCACGCGCATGGTCTACCGCTTCATCGGCTGCGGCCTCGGCGCGCTGCTTGCCATCGCCATCCTGCTGGTCTCGCATCACAGCGTGGTACTCATCACGCTGGGCGTGTGTCTTGGCGTGGCCATCGGGCGACATATCGAGAACGGCCCGCATCGCTACGGCTACATTGGTGTGCAGTTCGCCCTTGCCTTCCTGGTGGTGCTGGTGCCCGACCGCTATGCCAGCGCGAATATGGAACCGGGCCTGGAGCGCCTGCTTGGTATCCTGGCCGGCTTCGCCGTGCTGCTGCTGACGCAACAGCTGTTCAGGGCATGGCGCCTACTGCTACCGCGCATCAAGTGAAGCCCGGTTGGAAACCATGATCACTCTCCGCACCTCCACACCCGCCGACGGCCCACAGATCATGCAGGTCTGGCGCAGCGCCGTGGACGCCACCCATCACTTCCTCACGGGTGACGACAGGCGTGCCATCGAAGAGGAAGTGGCCGCCTTCCTGCCCTCGGCGCCGCTGCTGCTTGCCGTGGACGAACTGGATCGTGTCCTCGGCTTCATGTTCCTGCATGAAGGCCATATGGAAGCACTGTTCGTGGACGCCAATCATCGGGGCGCCGGCATCGGGCGCGCCCTGCTGAAGCATGCGCTGCAACAGCACCCTTCGTTGACCACGGATGTGAACGAGCAGAATGCGCAGGCGATAGGCTTCTACGAACGCATGGGGTTTCGCCGCACCGGCCGTTCCGACAAGGATGGTCAGGGGCGTCCCTATCCGTTGATCCATCTGCGCCACGCACCTGGCTGAGTCGCTTCATCGGTGAAGGCTCCGCATGGCGGCGGAGCCTTCACGCCGATCAGTGCTGCGCTGCCCGCACGGGCGTGGCAATGAAGCCGTGCTGCTTGTGGTTGGCGTCGAGGTAGTAGCCCGCAACCACGCCGAAGTTGTTGATGGCAGTGGCCGCCGTGCCAGTCGAGCCGGGTACGTCGAGCGTCACGAACTTGCCGTCGGCCTCCACGAACGAATGCATCGGACCCGTGGGGCCCCAGTCATAGCCGGCGATCTGGCCGACGTCGTTGATGGCGAAAGCCACGGTATTCGTGGCGCCGGGCACATCCAGCTGGGTGATCTTGCCGTTCGCATCGCGGACGAATCCGTGAGGCTGCGGTGCCTTCGGGTTGGTGTCCCAGTAACCCACGGACTCATTCAGATCATTGATGCCCAGCGGATAAGTTTCCGCCGCGCCGGCCACATCGAACGGTGTGTCCCAGCTCTTCCCGCGTCGCAGAATGCCGTGAAACGCACCATCGGCGTCCCAGTACACGCCGAGAATGGTGCCGAACTCGTTGTAGCCATCCACGTTCGAACCGACATGACCGGGGAAGTCCACGGTTTCAAGATGGCTGCCGCGCAACACGAAACCATGCTGCGTGCCGGATGCATCGGCATAGGCGCCGTACGTCGCGCCCAGGTCGTTGGGGCCACCGGCAGCGCTGAAGTACGATCCCAGCACCGCCGGATCGAGCAGTTCGAAGCGACCATGGCGATACGCCATGGCATGCGCCGCGCCGCCATTCAATGCGTACTGGCCGGCCAGCTCGCCGAAATCGTTGATGCCCCAGAAAATCGTTTGCGACGAGCCGGGATAGTCGAGCGTCTGATAGGTATATCCCGCGGTCGAGGCGGCGTTCTCCGCAGCGGCCGTGGCGACAACAGCAAGGCTGGCGAAGGCCAGCGTCAGCCAACCCGCGGCCCTTGTGAGCCGGCCGTACGTAGCGCGATGATTCGACATGACTTCACTCCTCTCTTGGATGCGACGGGCGATGGCATTCCCTGGGTCTGTAGCTCTTCCTGACTGCGCCATCTCCTCTTACAGCGCAGAACGGCGGCCGATACCGACATGCCGCGCAGGAGATTCGCGCGCATGAACGCGGAGCCGCGGATCACCGAGGTCCTTTCGCAGGCCGCCGGTGGCGATGCCGCTGCATTCGCCACACTGATCCCGAAGATCTATGCCACGCTGCAGCGGCTCGCCCACCGCCAACGCGTGCACGAGGCTGCACACACGCTGGAAACCACGGCGCTGGTGCACGAGGCTTACCTGAAACTGGTCGCCAGCGATGCCCTGGCCTTTGCCGATCGCAACCATCTGTACGCGTACATGAGCCAGGTGATGCGTCACCTGCTGATCGACCATGCGCGCAAGAAGAAAGCCCAGAAGCGCCAGGCGCCGGACCGGGCCACCACCGAAGCAGCCGCCGACATCATCGACGTGCTGGCGATCGACGAAGCACTGACCCGTCTGGCCGCCACCGCGCCGCGCCTTGCGCGCGTGGCCGAGCTGCGCCTGTTCGGCGACCTGTCGGCTCCGGAAATTGCCGTGGCGCTGGGCGTCACCGCCCGCACGGTGGAACGCGATTGGCTCAAGGCGCGCACCTTCCTTTCCGCCTGTCTGCTGCCTGATATCTGAGCCATGTCGGATCGGGCCTCCTGAATCCGCTAAAGGAATAGAACCGTCCGTGAGCACCCGCCGCCGATGATTTCCGCGTTTGCCCAACGCTGGCACGAGATCGAACCTCTGATCGACCAGCTGTTCGAAGTGCCTGTCGCCGAACGGGAGCCATGGCTGCGCAGGCACTGCCACGACGCCACCCTGCGTTCACTGGTGGCGCAAGCACTGGACAACGCGCCCGGCGTGGAAGCGCTGGAACGCGGCATGGAGCAATGGCTGCCCGGGCTCACGGGTGATGAGCCCGATGCCTTGCCGGCCATCGATGGCTACCGCGTGCTGCGTTTCGTGGGCGCCGGCGGCATGGCCAGCGTGTTCGAGGCGGAACGCGAATTGCCCGGCGGCCCGCAGACGGTGGCGCTCAAGCTGTTGCGCATCGATGTGCACGATGCCGACGAGCGTCGGCGCTTCCTGCGCGAACAGCACATCCTGGCCCGGTTGCAGCATCCGCATATCGCGCAATTGCTGGACGCGGGCTTCTCCCCCACCGGCACGCCGTTCCTCGCGCTGGAGTTCGTGGCCGGGGACGATCTGCTGTCGCACTGCGCGCTTCGCGGCTTGAACACGCGCGAGCGCCTTGCCCTGTTCATGGACGTCTGCGCGGCGGTGGACCATGCCCATCGCAACCTGATCGTGCACCGCGACCTGAAGCCGAACAACGTGCTGGTGGCGACCGATGGCTGCGTGAAGCTCGTGGACTTCGGCATTGCCAAGCTACTCACGGGCGAGGCCGAGTACACGCGTACCGAAGCTCGTCGGCTGACCCGTTCCTACGCGGCGCCCGAACAGCTGGTGGGCGATGTGGCAACCACGGCCATCGACGTGTATGCGCTGGGCATCCTGCTTGGCGAGCTGCTCGGTGAGCAACAGCCGCATCGCGTCGATGCGTACACCGATATCCGCTCGTCCGTGTTCGACGACGAGGCGCTGCGCAGCAAGCTCGGCATCGACCTGCACGCCATCGTGCTGGAAGCCACGCGGCCCGATCCCGTGCGTCGTTACCCCAGCGCGGCGGCGCTGAGCGCGGATATCCAGCGCTATCTCGACGGCATGCCACTGCAGGCGCGCCCGGACACGTGGGCCTATCGCGCGGTGACATTTGCCAGGCGGCATGCGCTGGCCGTATCCGTCGGCGCCATCATCGCGGTATTGCTTGCCGGCACCACCGTGGTGGGCCTGCATGAGGCGAACCTGGCGCGCGAATCCGCCCGGGAAGCACGCGCGCAGGCCATCGCGGCATCCAGCGAAGCCCGGCGCGCGGACGCGCTGAAGACCTTCCTTGAAGGCCTGTTCGACAGTTCGGCGCACGGCACCGAGGCCAACGAAACGGCCAGGGAACTTCTCACGCGCGGACGCGAACGCGCCGACCGCGACTTCGCCACGCAGCCCGCACTGCGCGCCGAGATCCTCGCCTTGCTCGGCGATCTCGAACGACGCAGCGGCCACCCCGAACTGGCCTGGCAACCGCTGGAAGAAGCAGCCGCGCTGGCAAGGTCACAATTCGGCGCCGTCGACCGCCGCACGCTGCATATCGAATACCTGCTCGCCAAGGAAGCCGACGAGCTGGGCCGGTTCCGCGAGGCGGCCGCCCGTCTGCAGGCCGCCATCGACGCGTTCGAGGCCGGCCCGAACCACGATTCGCCCGACGAGGTACAGGCCCTTGCCTGGCTGGCCGGCCTGGACGAACGCGTCGGCGATTCATCCAAGGCCATGGCGATCGGCGAACAGGACGTGGCCCTCGCGCGTCGCAGCCTGCCAGCGGACAGCGAGGCACTCACCGAAGCCGCACTCAACCTGGGCTGGATCTACGAAGACGCCGGCCACCCCGAGCGCGCCGAGCCCCTGCTGCAGGAAGCCCTGGCGCGCAAGCGCGACCATCTCGGCGCCAGGCATGCCGATGTCGCGGATACCATGGCCATCCTCACCTCGGCCCTGATGCGTCTGGGTCGCTATGGCGAAGGCGAACAGCTGATGCGCGATGCCATTGCCATCGACACCAGCGCCTACACCCACCCCAATGCGCATACGGCATGGCATCTCAATGACCTGGCTACCGTGTATTTCCTCGAAGGCAGGTATGACGAAGCGTATGCGTTCTACACCAAGTCGCTGGCGATCGACCGGGCGCTGACACCCGCGCCGGCACTCACCGAAGCCACCAGCATCGGCAACATCGGCAAGTTGCGTTTCCGTCAGGGCGCATATGACGAAGCCGAAAGCCGCATGCGCGATGCCATCGAGCGCAGGCAGCGCCTGCTTGGCGTCGACTACGCCGACAATGGCCGCAGCTACGACCTGACCTGCCTCGCCGAGATCCTCATTGCCCGCGGCAACCTGGATGACGCGCGCAGGAGCCTGGACAACGCGCTTGCCGAAGACCGTCAGCGACATCACGACGCCCATCCCGACACGGCATTCGCGCTCGCCGTCGAGGCCGAACTGATGGAGGCCCGCGGCGAGCACGAACACGCCGCCATCCTTGCCGCACAGGCCGTGGACATGTACGCCACGCTGGCCGACCACGCATCGGACAAGGCCATCCGCGCCGGCCTGCTCTATGGCGACATCCTGCAGTCGCTAGGCCGGAACCGGGAGGCCGCGCAGCAGTTGGATGGCACGCTTGCCAACGCGCGCGCTGCCTCGCCGGAAACACCCGCGCTGGTGGCACGCCTTGCGGCAGACCTTGCACGTGTCGACGCAGCCTTGGGCGATCGCGTCACGCCGGATCGCCTTCGCGCCGACGCCAGGGCCTCACTGTCGCGCGTCGAAGCGGGTCCGAACGTGGATCGCGCGTTGGCAGAACATCTGCTGGCGGACCGGGGGCTGGCCTCGCGCTGAGGCTCAAACAGAGCGGATCACGGCAGCGGTTCGGCAGCGTCGCTCCGATCGCGTGGCCGGCACTTTAAGACTCGTCCTATGGGGCGGACGCAACGACAGGCGCAACCTTCCTGCATCTCGCCGCGGAACCCGATGAAGGGCATGCGGCCTGTCTGCCGGAGAACGCCCATGCTTGCAGCACACTTCGTACCGCACAACGAGATTCATGTCTTTCATGGCGACGAGTGGCAATTCAGCGTTGCCGAACTGCGCCTCCGAGGCAAAGACCCCACCCAACTCGAACCACTGACGCACCAGTATTGCCTGCGGGCGCCGGGCCTGGATCAGGTCGCCTTCGATACCCGCGACATCCTTCAGATGGATCGGCCCACGGCATGGGATCCGCATCTACGCGTGGGCAAGCTTTCGCGCTGGCTGAGTCATTCCTTCGACGATATCAGCGGCATCGTCGGTGCCATCGACCGCTTCATGTGTCCGCTCGATGCGTCGGTGCGCTTTGAGACCACACCGTCACCGCCAGCGATGACGGTGGAGCTGTAGCGCCGGGAACGTGGCACCCGTGCACGGCGCCGCTGCCATAATCGGCGTCCCGCCCTGCACTCTTCGTCCCCATGACCGATGGCTTCACCCAGGACCGCCGGATAGACACACCCAACGGCACACTCCATGTGTGCTCGTGGCAACCCGAAAACGGCCATGCCTCCGCTGCACCACCCATCGTGCTGTTTCACGATTCGCTGGGTTGCGTGGCCTTATGGCGTGATTTTCCCGCAAGGCTGGCGCGAGCCACCGGCCGCACGGTGATCGCGTATGACCGGCTGGGCTTCGGCCAGTCCGATCCGCATCCGGGCAAGTTGCGCCCTACCTTCATCCATGATGAAGCCCATGGCGACTTCCGTGCCCTGCGCGAAGCACTGGGCATCGGCAGATTCATTGCCTTCGGCCACAGCGTGGGCGGCGGCATGGCCGTGGCCTGCGCAGGGGCGCATCGCGATGGCTGCGTGGCCCTGATCACCGAGTCCGCGCAGGCATTCGTCGAGGACCGCACCCTTCGTGGCATCGGCAACGCCAGGGAAGCTTTCCGCCAGCCGGGACAGGTGGACCGACTGACGAAGTACCACGGCGACAAAGCCGATTGGGTGCTGCACGCGTGGACCGATACCTGGCTGGCCGACGACTTCGCCGACTGGCGTCTGGACGATGACCTGGGGCGCGTCGCCTGCCCTGTGCTGGCCATTCATGGCGATCTGGACGAATACGGCTCTGTCCTGCATCCGCAGCGCATCGCGCAGCTCACCGGCGGCTCCACGGCCATCCTCGAACAGTGCGGCCACGTGCCCCATCGCGAACAGCCCGAGGTGGTGCTTGGTCTGGTCGTGACGACGCTTGATCGCCTCCCGCGCGAGTCCTGATTCACTCAGCGCATACGCAGAGGGCGCCCTTGTGGGCGCCCTCTGAAGTCACTTCTTTTCCGCCGATAGTCGCTTTCGCAACTCGGGCACCGGCAACCCACCCCAGCCCCAGTTCGCAAGCCCCACTTCCTCGATCACCACGAAGGTGGAGTCCATCGGCTTCTTCAGCACATCAAGCAGCACCTGGCTGACGCCCCTGATCACCGCCGCCTTTTCTTCCGCCGTGGCGGCGTTGCGGCCCGGGCCCGTACCCTCGCGGGTAATCTGGATGTTGACCATAGGCATGACGTTCTCCTCGTTGGATGCGGCGCAGGCACCATGCCCACCCCGAGTCTGGAATCAGTGACCGGCGCTCTGGCCGCCATCGACGTGCAGGATCTCGCCCGTCACGAAGGCGGCGTTGTCGAGATAGAGCACCGCATCGACCACGTCGGCGATGTCGCCCATTCGACCGACCGGGTGCAGGCCAGCCAGCGCGCCGTGGGTTTCCGGTGCATGCATCGGCGTCTTGATCACGCCCGGCGCCACGGCATTCACGCGCACGCCGCGCTTGGCATACTCGATGGCCAGCGACTTCGTCGCCGCGTTGAGACCACCCTTGGTCATCGAGGCCAGTACGGAAGGCACGCCATCAATGGCATGGTCGACCAGGCTGGTGGTGATGCTTACGACATGGCCACTGTGCTGCTTTTCCATTTCGGCGATGGCGAGCTGGGTGATGTGGAAAAAGCCGGTAAGGTTCACGCCGATATTGTCGGCATAGTCCTGCGCGGTAAAACCAGTAAACGGCTTGGCACTGAAGATGCCGGCGTTGTTCACCAGCGTGTCGACGCGACCGAAACGCGATACCGCTTCCTTGACGATGCGCGCGGCCACAGCACGATCGGCGATATCACCAGCCACCGTAAGCACCTCCGGATCACTGGACGGCGTGATGGAGCGGGAGTTGGCCACGACGCGGTAGTTGCGGTCGCGGAATGCCTTGACGAGGCCTGCGCCGATACCCTGCGATGCACCGGTGATGATGACGACTTTCTGCTGGTTGCTCATGGCATGGATCTCTCGTAGATGGAAGTTGGGCCAGCGTGTGCTGTCCGGCGTCTCTCGCCGACCACTTCAATCTAGGAGCCTGCAGGGGATAAGCGAATCCCTGCTACTGGGCAGACACTCTTCCGCGGCGCGGTGGAATCGGCGGGTCGCCCGCAAGTTCGGCATCCGCCGCCAGGCTGGCGAAGCGCGTGCGCAGGCGTGGCAGGGCAAAGTCGACAAACGCGCGCACCTTGGGCACCGACAGGCGTCCGTACGGCGATACGATGTTCACCGGGATCGGAGGAGGTTCGTCGCCGGCGAGCAATACCTTCAGCTTGCCCTGCCGGATCTCCGGTGCCACGTGATACGACAACAGGCGTGTCACGCCGTGACCGTCCACGGCCGAATCGATCGCGGCGCGAATATTGTTCACCACCAGCCGCGGGGTGAACGATACGGTGCGCGACATGGACGAACCATCCAGCGGCGGAAAACTCCACGAATCCATGCCCATGTGCGCCATGGCGATGATCTGCTGCTTGCCGAGATCGGCCGGTTCGGCGATCTGCGGATGCGTCGCCAGATAGCGCGGCGAAGCCACAACCACGCGACGTACCTCGCCGATACGATGCGCCACCAGCGTGGAGTCGGCCAGATGCGTGATGCGCAGTGCCAGGTCCATGCCTTCCTCGACCAGGTTGACCGGGCGCTCCAGGAGATGAAGCCGCACGTTCACCGTGGGGAATTCGTCCATGTAGGCATCCACGATGGGACGCAGGATTTCCAGCCCCGAGAATACGGTGGCCGAGATGGTGAGCGTGCCGCGCGGCACGGAGCGCTCGCCGGCGGCCTGGCGATCTGCCTCATCGAGTTCCGCCAGCACCTTGCGGCACGCTGTGGCGTAGCGCTCGCCCGCTTCGCTCAGCTTGATGGAGCGCGTGGTCCGGTGCAGCAACGGCACGCCCACATGCGCTTCGAGAAAGGCGATGGCACGGCTCACGGCAGCGGCAGAGCGCCCGGTACGCCGGCTCGCGCCAGCAAGGCTGCCCTCGTCGAGGGCAGCGACGAACACCTTCATGGCATCGATGCGATCCACGGGTCACTCTCCGGGCAGCGGCTTGCAGGCCGTGGCCGGCAGTCTCCTACATCCCTTCGGCTCGCGCCTAGCGTCGAGCTAAAGACTTCAGCGCTCGCGCTGAAGTCTTTAGCTGTCCAGCCGCCATTCGTTGATCAAGGTGCGCATCAACGCCTGCGCAGACATCGGCCGCGCGAGTGGGGCTCCCTGCCCCGCCCAGTGCGCGCCATAACCGGCTTCTCCGGCGGCTCGCGCAGCGGCGTTCAGCGCCTTGCCCGCATCGTAGCTGATCGGATAATCCGGAATGTCCGCTGCCGGCACGGATGCCCCAAGCCGCGTGAACAGGCTGGCCAGGCTGCGCGCGGGCCGCCCGGATACGGCTCGGGTCATCACGGTGGCATTCGCGGCTTCACTGGCCATGGCCTTGCGGTAACCCGCATCGGCGAGTGACTCATCCGTCACTACAAATGCCGTACCGAGCTGTGCAGCCGCCGCACCCAGCTTCAGCGCCGCCGCGATGCCCGCGCCATCCATGATGCCGCCCGCTGCTATCACGGGAATACGCAGGCTCTCTACCAGCACGCGCGTCAGGGCGAAGGTGCCCAGCTGGCTGTCTTCCGCATTCGGATCAAACACGCCGCGATGGCCACCGGCTTCATAGCCCTGCGCAACGATGGCATCCATGCCGGCCCCTTCCAGGGCCTTCGCTTCATGCAAATTGGTCGCACTGCCCATGAGGAAGATGCCCGCTTCGTGCAGCGCCTTGACCTGCTCGGGACGCGGCAACCCGAAATGGAAGCTCACCACGCTCGGCCGTTCGTCCACCAGCATGGCCAGCATGTCGTCATCCACGAGGAAAGACGTGTAGATCTCCTTCAGCGACACCGGCGGCCTGGCATCGAAACGACTGAACTCCGGTGCCAGTCGCGCCAGCCATGCGGCTTCTTTCGCCGCATCCGCATGGGCCGGTTGGTGCACGAAAAGATTGATGTTCAGCGGCCCTTCGCTGGATTGGCGAAAGGCATGGATCGCCTCCCGCGCTTTCGCCGCCGTCATCGCTCCCACACCGAGCGACCCCAGCCCGCCGCTGTTGCTCACCGCCGCCGCCATGGCAGGCGATGACACGCCTGCCATGGGCGCCTGGACGATGGGCACGCTGATGCCGAGGGCAGCCAGCAGTGAAGAAGACGCGTTGCTTGCCATGACCGATCGCTCCGCTTCGTGGGGACACGATCACTCTACGCGCCTGCGATGTCCTGTCGAAGACTTGCATTACGGCGATCAGCCTTCCGCGCGATGCAAGAATGCCGGCGGATAGCCATGAGTCGCGGCCTGCCGGGGCTCCGGCGGCCTGATCACTGTTCCGGTCGACTCAGGATTTCACGTACTGCCGACCGTAGGCACCCGGACTGCTGCCGTAACGTGCCTTGAAGGCACGCGTGAAAGCCGCCTCCGAGGCATAACCGGCCAGTTCGG
The nucleotide sequence above comes from Dyella telluris. Encoded proteins:
- a CDS encoding alpha/beta fold hydrolase — encoded protein: MTDGFTQDRRIDTPNGTLHVCSWQPENGHASAAPPIVLFHDSLGCVALWRDFPARLARATGRTVIAYDRLGFGQSDPHPGKLRPTFIHDEAHGDFRALREALGIGRFIAFGHSVGGGMAVACAGAHRDGCVALITESAQAFVEDRTLRGIGNAREAFRQPGQVDRLTKYHGDKADWVLHAWTDTWLADDFADWRLDDDLGRVACPVLAIHGDLDEYGSVLHPQRIAQLTGGSTAILEQCGHVPHREQPEVVLGLVVTTLDRLPRES
- a CDS encoding serine/threonine-protein kinase; protein product: MISAFAQRWHEIEPLIDQLFEVPVAEREPWLRRHCHDATLRSLVAQALDNAPGVEALERGMEQWLPGLTGDEPDALPAIDGYRVLRFVGAGGMASVFEAERELPGGPQTVALKLLRIDVHDADERRRFLREQHILARLQHPHIAQLLDAGFSPTGTPFLALEFVAGDDLLSHCALRGLNTRERLALFMDVCAAVDHAHRNLIVHRDLKPNNVLVATDGCVKLVDFGIAKLLTGEAEYTRTEARRLTRSYAAPEQLVGDVATTAIDVYALGILLGELLGEQQPHRVDAYTDIRSSVFDDEALRSKLGIDLHAIVLEATRPDPVRRYPSAAALSADIQRYLDGMPLQARPDTWAYRAVTFARRHALAVSVGAIIAVLLAGTTVVGLHEANLARESAREARAQAIAASSEARRADALKTFLEGLFDSSAHGTEANETARELLTRGRERADRDFATQPALRAEILALLGDLERRSGHPELAWQPLEEAAALARSQFGAVDRRTLHIEYLLAKEADELGRFREAAARLQAAIDAFEAGPNHDSPDEVQALAWLAGLDERVGDSSKAMAIGEQDVALARRSLPADSEALTEAALNLGWIYEDAGHPERAEPLLQEALARKRDHLGARHADVADTMAILTSALMRLGRYGEGEQLMRDAIAIDTSAYTHPNAHTAWHLNDLATVYFLEGRYDEAYAFYTKSLAIDRALTPAPALTEATSIGNIGKLRFRQGAYDEAESRMRDAIERRQRLLGVDYADNGRSYDLTCLAEILIARGNLDDARRSLDNALAEDRQRHHDAHPDTAFALAVEAELMEARGEHEHAAILAAQAVDMYATLADHASDKAIRAGLLYGDILQSLGRNREAAQQLDGTLANARAASPETPALVARLAADLARVDAALGDRVTPDRLRADARASLSRVEAGPNVDRALAEHLLADRGLASR
- a CDS encoding ECF-type sigma factor codes for the protein MNAEPRITEVLSQAAGGDAAAFATLIPKIYATLQRLAHRQRVHEAAHTLETTALVHEAYLKLVASDALAFADRNHLYAYMSQVMRHLLIDHARKKKAQKRQAPDRATTEAAADIIDVLAIDEALTRLAATAPRLARVAELRLFGDLSAPEIAVALGVTARTVERDWLKARTFLSACLLPDI
- a CDS encoding FUSC family protein encodes the protein MGNARRMLADLKTLLRGLWRDLATLLKPGPRLVDQAEAVASVLLAIALAQLAGTRNVGWAAFSGFMVIRSHLAASTQRAALRVLGTVAGALAGYLVAVRIVGHPWWACLALAVVVTGTMYMVLVGRRTYAWLFTGLTFLMVVVEGVVPQAASPASFALARVEEILIGTGASLLVSYLSSKTLRRWVPGQPPKAAVSNFGWYPDAAWHAVQAGLAAAVIPLFARWIAVPTLIQAGITVMAVMAIPLASLTPASKVVSTRMVYRFIGCGLGALLAIAILLVSHHSVVLITLGVCLGVAIGRHIENGPHRYGYIGVQFALAFLVVLVPDRYASANMEPGLERLLGILAGFAVLLLTQQLFRAWRLLLPRIK
- a CDS encoding tautomerase family protein, producing MPMVNIQITREGTGPGRNAATAEEKAAVIRGVSQVLLDVLKKPMDSTFVVIEEVGLANWGWGGLPVPELRKRLSAEKK
- a CDS encoding PadR family transcriptional regulator, with amino-acid sequence MEDNSSHLKKFQKELSAGTVSLVLLAVLGQSRQPMYGYQIAKRLEEVGEGVLAGKQSALYPVLRNLEGAGLLDSEVEPSISGPPRRYYRITKPGREVLRDWVEAWNATRDSVDAVLQGGV
- a CDS encoding acetyltransferase, which codes for MITLRTSTPADGPQIMQVWRSAVDATHHFLTGDDRRAIEEEVAAFLPSAPLLLAVDELDRVLGFMFLHEGHMEALFVDANHRGAGIGRALLKHALQQHPSLTTDVNEQNAQAIGFYERMGFRRTGRSDKDGQGRPYPLIHLRHAPG
- a CDS encoding DUF1579 family protein, with protein sequence MSPGMLARFAGEWVGEETLATTRWGPGGPATGYATARLQLNGRVLVQDYREERDGNTALQAHAVFVAEPDHDQYSLYWFDSFGFVPGTPAPGLWNGERLTFVRSSPRGQTRHVYAFENEDTFTLQLESSFNGGVSWERVMSGVYRRIA
- a CDS encoding sensor domain-containing protein, producing MNAPRTIAEYLNQLRAALKGADPALIQDALYDAEEHLRAELADNPQRSEADMLAHVVGTYGAPEEVADIYRDQEIKIQRALRPPPVPKQRSALGRFFGVAADSHTWGALFYMLLSLATGIFYFTWAVTGVSLSAGLSVLIIGIPFTILFLGTVRALSLLEGRIVETMLGVRMPRRPPYPSNAGQSFWQRMGAIFTDARTWTTLFYMVLMLPLGIFYFTVTITFLSIALALVATPILKALSVADVIYLQCGYPEWLCDNNYWPLAVLTCIAGVLLLFATLHMVRGMGKFHGAIAKGLLVRIVGEGA